The Vicia villosa cultivar HV-30 ecotype Madison, WI linkage group LG1, Vvil1.0, whole genome shotgun sequence genome includes a region encoding these proteins:
- the LOC131644542 gene encoding pentatricopeptide repeat-containing protein At2g37310: MKIRNALPFNVQFQTQSIPYRNLFKTLGGGLDVAAYGSTIQHCSNHRLVRQGKQLHARLFPFSITPDNFLASKLIIFYAKCNLTPQARNVFDKIPSKNTFSWNAMLIAYSSNSLFNDAVNLFASFVSSTVTSTGVSPDNFTVTCILKALPSSSSSSHKSVEAIHGFVLCRGFDSDVFVLNALITCYCRFGRTEMARKVFDEMTDRDIVTWNSMIGGYSQSGLYQECKRLYLEMLGLEGRGILPNAVTIGSVMQACGQSKDLSFGMEVHRFMKDNIIETDVLLHNAVVAMYAKCGSLDYARELFDEMSEKDEVSYGSIISGYMINGFVDKALDVLKGMENPGLNTWNAVISGMVQNNQFEGTLDLVREMQGLGLKLKPNAVTLASILPLFTYFSNLRGVKEVHGYAVRRSYDQSIYVATSMVDTYAKLGFIHVARRAFDQSRSRSLIIWTAIISAYATHGDASLALGLFDQMLDRGIQPDPVTLTSVLTACVHSGLVHEAWNVFNDMPSRCGIQPVVEHYACMVGVLSRAGKLLEAAKFISEMPMEPTAKVWGALLHGASIYGDVEMGKFVCDHLFEIEPENTGNYIIMANLYSRAGRWGEAGKIREMIDEIGLQKIRGSSWIETSGRLVEFIAKDMSNEMSDEIYALLEGLLGLMREEGYILQTELDNEM, encoded by the coding sequence ATGAAGATCCGTAATGCGTTGCCGTTTAACGTTCAATTTCAAACACAATCCATCCCTTACAGAAACCTCTTCAAAACCCTCGGCGGTGGACTCGACGTCGCCGCCTATGGCTCCACCATTCAACACTGCTCCAACCACCGCCTCGTTCGTCAAGGCAAACAGCTCCATGCGCGCCTCTTCCCATTCTCCATCACACCCGACAATTTCCTCGCCTCAAAGCTCATCATCTTCTACGCCAAATGTAACCTCACACCACAAGCCCGCAACGTGTTCGACAAAATTCCCAGTAAAAACACATTCTCCTGGAACGCCATGCTCATCGCTTACTCCTCTAACTCCCTCTTCAATGACGCGGTTAACCTCTTTGCATCCTTTGTTTCCTCCACGGTAACCTCAACAGGCGTATCTCCCGATAACTTCACCGTAACCTGCATCTTGAAGGCGCTgccctcatcttcttcttcgtcgCATAAATCAGTAGAAGCGATTCACGGTTTCGTTCTTTGTCGCGGATTTGACTCTGATGTTTTCGTTCTCAACGCATTGATCACGTGTTATTGCAGGTTTGGTAGGACTGAAATGGCAaggaaggtgtttgatgaaatgacgGATAGAGATATCGTGACATGGAACTCCATGATTGGTGGTTATTCTCAGAGTGGATTGTACCAAGAATGCAAGAGATTATACTTGGAGATGTTAGGTTTGGAAGGCAGAGGAATTCTACCAAACGCAGTTACTATTGGTAGTGTGATGCAGGCGTGTGGACAATCGAAGGATCTTTCATTTGGAATGGAAGTTCATCGATTTATGAAGGATAATATAATTGAGACGGATGTGTTGCTTCATAATGCTGTAGTTGCTATGTATGCGAAGTGTGGAAGTTTGGATTATGCCCGTGAGTTGTTTGATGAAATGAGTGAAAAGGATGAGGTTAGTTATGGGTCGATTATTTCTGGGTATATGATTAATGGATTTGTAGATAAGGCTTTGGATGTTTTAAAGGGAATGGAAAACCCTGGATTGAATACTTGGAATGCTGTGATTTCGGGTATGGTTCAGAATAACCAGTTTGAAGGGACATTGGATTTGGTTAGAGAAATGCAGGGActtggtttgaaattgaagccAAATGCTGTTACACTAGCCAGCATTCTTCCTTTGTTTACGTATTTCTCAAACCTTCGAGGGGTGAAAGAGGTACATGGTTATGCAGTCAGAAGAAGTTATGACCAAAGTATATATGTGGCAACTTCCATGGTTGATACTTATGCGAAATTGGGGTTTATTCACGTTGCAAGGCGGGCTTTTGATCAATCACGGAGTAGGAGCTTGATAATTTGGACTGCAATTATATCTGCTTATGCTACTCATGGAGATGCTAGTTTGGCACTTGGTCTGTTTGATCAGATGCTAGATAGAGGAATTCAGCCGGACCCGGTGACATTAACTTCTGTGTTGACAGCTTGCGTTCATTCCGGGTTGGTGCATGAAGCTTGGAATGTCTTCAATGACATGCCTTCTAGATGTGGGATTCAACCTGTGGTGGAGCACTATGCCTGCATGGTTGGTGTTCTTAGTCGAGCTGGAAAGCTTTTGGAAGCGGCAAAGTTCATTTCTGAGATGCCAATGGAGCCAACTGCTAAAGTTTGGGGTGCTCTGCTGCACGGAGCTTCTATCTATGGCGATGTGGAAATGGGGAAGTTTGTTTGTGATCATTTGTTTGAAATCGAGCCTGAAAATACAGGGAATTACATAATTATGGCAAATTTGTATTCACGTGCTGGGAGATGGGGAGAAGCTGGTAAGATTAGGGAAatgattgatgaaattggattgCAGAAAATCAGGGGAAGTAgctggattgaaacaagtggaaGGTTAGTAGAGTTTATTGCCAAAGATATGTCAAATGAAATGTCTGATGAGATTTATGCATTGCTGGAAGGATTGCTTGGTTTGATGAGGGAAGAAGGATATATCTTACAGACAGAATTGGATAATGAGATGTGA
- the LOC131619753 gene encoding uncharacterized protein LOC131619753, with protein MRRFLVPRTSIEKVNVKQSEAEVEETPPNVANEFNPNEIVRDPGCRKQIHEYAPDIQDQVRRAYILKGPTQPDLARFPRTQFGKSSRAFCKAWYKSYTWIEYSESKDATYCFYCFLFKPPGRAEHFGYEVFNKDGFKDWKHASKAFKDHIGSHDSKHISCMKHYDDYNNQRQSVTSIFARATRESEELYKIRLTCSLDCTRYLIAQGIAFRGHDESSTSLNKGNFREMVDWVKSNDEKVRDAFDRGPKNCTMTSGDIQKELAMCCAHEVTKVIMEELGDRQFSVLIDESRDISVKEQMAVMLRFLNDKGKVVERFIALHHVKYTTSEALKDALYGILDRHTLSISRIRGQGYDGASNMRGEFNGLQRKILDENPYAFYAHCYAHRLQLVVVSVASSCSSIHDFFEYISLIVTTTSASCKRNDALKEAQHREILNRLESGEISQGKGLHQSSSLARPGDTRWGSRYTTLIRLDQMWSSVLEVLSIVDEDGRGPSQAAVLIEKMESFKFAFILKFMLKLFGITNELSKILQTKDLNIVLAMELVDDVKARLATLRESGWDDLFIDVQEFCFAQSIPVPNMDEEIPVRGRSRREGRTVTNLHHYRAEIFYVAIDKICVEMDHRFCEGSNVVLDCFSCLDPKNSFSKFDVDKLAHLANIYHVDFSDDDRGTIREQLETYVHQMKRHASFTSCEDVQSLAMKMVRTEKHLVFPLVYKLIELALILPVSTASVERAFSAMNIIKSNLRNKINDVWFNDLMICYTEREIFKTLKDVDIIRTFTAKKSRRGHLPLNFI; from the exons ATGAGGAGGTTTTTGGTTCCTAGAACAAGTATTGAGAAAGTGAATGTTAAGCAATCGGAAGCCGAAGTAGAAGAAACACCCCCTAATGTGGCCAACGAGTTTaatccaaatgagattgtgcgtgaTCCAGGATGTAGGAAACAAATTCACGAGTATGCTCCTGATATTCAAGACCAAGTGAGGAGGGCATATATATTGAAGGGTCCAACGCAACCAGATTTAGCAAGATTTCCTCGTACTCAATTTGGGAAGTCTTCAAGAGCATTTTGTAAAGCTTGGTATAAGAGTTATACATGGATTGAATACAGTGAGTCAAAGGATGCAACTTATTGTTTCTATTGCTTTCTCTTTAAGCCTCCCGGGAGGGCCGAACACTTTGGTTATGAAGTCTTCAACAAAGACGGATTTAAAGATTGGAAGCATGCATCTAAAGCCTTTAAAGATCATATTGGTAGTCATGATAGTAAGCACATCTCATGTATGAAGCACTATgatgattataataatcaaagacaAAGTGTGACAAGTATCTTTGCTAGAGCAACTAGGGAATCAGAAGAATTGTATAAGATTCGTTTGACTTGTTCTTTAGATTGTACTAGATATCTCATAGCACAAGGCATTGCTTTCCGTGGCCATGATGAAAGCTCTACTTCTCTAAACAAGGGAAATTTTAGAGAGATGGTGGATTGGGTAAAATCTAATGATGAAAAAGTAAGAGATGCTTTTGATCGTGGTCCAAAAAATTGCACAATGACTTCCGGTGACATTCAAAAGGAGCTTGCAATGTGTTGTGCACATGAAGTCAccaaggtgattatggaagagcttgGTGATAGACAATTCTCTGTGCTTATTGATGAGTCACGTGATATATCTGTCAAAGAACAAATGGCGGTGATGTTGAG GTTCTTGAACGACAAAGGGAAAGTTGTGGAACGATTTATTGCTCTACATCATGTCAAATATACTACATCTGAGGCACTAAAGGATGCTCTTTATGGTATTCTCGATCGCCACACGTTATCTATTTCAAGGATACGAGGGCAAGGATATGATGGGGCTTCAAATATGAGAGGTGAGTTTAATGGTTTACAAAGAAAGATTCTAGATGAAAACCCTTATGCTTTCTATGCCCATTGTTATGCTCACCGTTTGCAATTGGTGGTTGTGTCCGTTGCTAGTAGTTGCTCATCTATTCATGATTTCTTTGAGTACATCTCCTTGATTGTAACCACAACAAGTGCATCTTGCAAGAGAAATGATGCTTTGAAGGAGGCACAACACCGAGAAATTTTGAATAGACTTGAGAGTGGTGAGATATCTCAAGGAAAGGGCTTGCACCAATCATCTAGTCTTGCTAGACCCGGAGATACTAGATGGGGTTCACGTTATACTACCTTGATTCGTTTGGATCAGATGTGGTCCTCCGTGTTAGAggtgcttagtattgttgatgaagatggacgtGGACCATCCCAAGCGGCGGTTTTGAtagaaaaaatggagagctttaaatttgctttcattttgaagtttatgttaaagttgtttggtatcacaaatgaactttcaaaaatcttgcaaacaaaagatcttAATATTGTGCTCGCTATGGAATTAGTTGATGATGTTAAAGCTCGGTTGGCTACATTGAGAGAGAGTGGTTGGGATGATTTATTTATTGATGTCCAAGAATTTTGTTTTGCTCAAAGTATTCCGGTGCCAAATATGGATGAAGAAATACCAGTTCGGGGACGTTCAAGAAGAGAAGGGAGGACTGTCACTAATCTTCACCATTACCGTGCAGAGATTTTTTATGTTGCTATTGACAAAATATGTGTGGAGATGGATCACCGGTTTTGTGAAGGAAGTAACGTTGTGCTGGATTGCTTCTCATGTCTTGACCCCAAGAACTCtttttccaagtttgatgttgataagcTTGCTCATCTTGCTAATATTTATCATGTAGACTTTTCTGATGATGACCGTGGAACAATAAGGGAGCAACTTGAGACTTATGTACATCAAATGAAAAGGCATGCTTCCTTTACTTcttgtgaagatgttcaaagtttggctatGAAGATGGTTCGAACTGAGAAACATTTGGTATTTCCATTGGTCTACAAGCTCATTGAGTTGGCTTTGATATTGCCGGTGTCAACAGCATCcgttgaaagagctttttcagcaatgaatattatcaagtctaatttgcgcaacaagatcaacgatgtgtggttcaatgacttgatgatatgttacaccgagcgggagatattcaagacacttaaagatgttgatattattcgaacattcaccgcaaagaagtctcggagagggcatttacctcttaattttatttag